One region of Kazachstania africana CBS 2517 chromosome 3, complete genome genomic DNA includes:
- the NBA1 gene encoding Nba1p (similar to Saccharomyces cerevisiae YOL070C; ancestral locus Anc_3.148) yields the protein MSVNTQRLSAMIDSLNSGSSEDDLLSVRQTVSPAKTSQPLKSPTVDESPTSFNNRSSMISTYSGVVQEGIEVSYVVKKAIVSSPLKNEAQLKPKLPDLPSEETLRKTSLANRSISHSNSTGNLIVNNLPDGKPVERSSSTRHGTLRLLTSPKRKAKYDSISSGNMASESGSSYYQVTRDEDPADNRVSAIQFKYNATESIHNLGEVNESAENESIVSSIVPSLTIKDHRDETEITPLRTELNSFNPTVPPRNKNRPASRIFSQGSLSDEEEKDTPELILVGSDDDDHKEHNIVEDLKMYGNAKIRNPSIISEASNTKSEAYYSAASNFLAGDDSSYISRPLPGLPNREDTLRRSEFKSQDNTTEYEDIGSIDTKGKQEEKPTKGKKRNNNSKNTRISDNFDIDTLNQLLTLTRGTLVGSEFANLGMKLEEKRLLERLVDSLSRLTADMILDPERYEEGLRRLEKAAKALDGF from the coding sequence ATGTCTGTGAATACTCAAAGATTGTCAGCAATGATAGACTCATTGAACAGTGGCAGCAGTGAAGACGACTTACTAAGCGTACGTCAAACTGTGTCACCCGCTAAAACGTCTCAACCTCTGAAATCCCCTACTGTTGACGAGTCCCCAACGTCTTTTAATAACAGATCAAGCATGATTTCTACGTATTCTGGTGTCGTTCAAGAAGGTATAGAAGTATCGTACGTGGTGAAAAAAGCTATTGTTAGTAGTCCCTTGAAAAATGAGGCCCAGTTAAAACCCAAATTACCAGATTTGCCATCCGAAGAAACCCTCAGGAAAACTAGTCTTGCAAATAGAAGTATAAGTCACTCTAATAGCACCGGCAATCTAATCGTCAATAATTTGCCTGACGGGAAGCCAGTTGAAAGATCAAGCTCAACGAGACATGGCACATTAAGACTGCTAACTAGTCCCAAACGTAAGGCAAAATATGATTCGATTAGCTCCGGTAACATGGCGAGCGAAAGCGGTTCTTCATACTACCAGGTGACAAGAGACGAAGATCCCGCAGATAATCGTGTGAGTGcaattcaattcaaatataacGCAACGGAATCCATCCATAATTTAGGTGAAGTCAATGAATCAGCTGAAAATGAGTCCATTGTTTCTAGTATTGTCCCTTCATTAACAATCAAGGATCATAGAGATGAAACTGAAATTACGCCATTACGTACAGAACTCAATTCATTCAATCCTACTGTTCCCccaagaaataaaaatagaCCTGCCTCAAGAATCTTTTCTCAAGGTAGTTTGTCTGATGAGGAAGAGAAAGATACACCAGAATTAATACTTGTCGGGTCCGACGATGATGATCATAAGGAACACAATATCGTGGaggatttgaaaatgtatGGAAATGCAAAGATAAGGAAtccttcaataatttcagAAGCAAGCAATACGAAGTCAGAAGCTTATTATTCTGCGGCAAGTAATTTCTTAGCGGGAGATGATAGCAGCTACATAAGTAGACCATTACCTGGTTTACCAAATCGTGAAGATACATTAAGGAGAAGTGAATTTAAAAGCCAGGACAACACAACAGAATATGAAGACATAGGAAGTATAGACACAAAGGGGAAGCAGGAAGAGAAACCAACCAAAGGCAAGAAGAGGAATAATAATTCGAAAAACACTCGGATTTCAGACAATTTTGACATTGACACATTGAATCAACTACTGACGTTGACGCGAGGGACATTGGTGGGTTCTGAATTCGCAAACTTAGGTATGAAATTGGAAGAGAAGAGACTTCTGGAAAGGCTAGTCGATTCCCTATCAAGATTGACGGCAGACATGATTTTAGACCCCGAACGGTATGAAGAGGGCCTCAGAAGGTTAGAAAAGGCCGCCAAGGCCCTAGATGGGTTTTAA
- the KAFR0C01140 gene encoding uncharacterized protein: protein MMSSEELSNNVLIENSLMQDSMANYPRRIVTGFFKNREVIITDPEILTNVANLNYSAVEKDTFLTKIQKQQKKRRIIEMATTFYNVNNQLADDEAKKLSLTSVAKFFGIARQSFNDHIKGVHLNSAIHGHATRPYLEDADIDLIRNIIVTIKNINYDNPSMYYGQNPNGDSSEITISDKYLKDIIELVMAKKDFDANEIDQLKKEAKTMNAMQHNNTGGGFMNSLDPDISIKQHDFAFFPNFINNPINAIITHKIALQDIDSILKHLNDFRLKIDPTKELKSISKRTVNRSRKRIGISASQKKSKESVLENDQGIDINITPDHSPQGILDSSGSTIQNLMSLANSIMNQPVITNVPVLNRAPMNKEEEKISALFTRMENIIQDKDIDRNCVGKLKEYRKLAQEAVKNAPITNGSKKNSPAISMYNKYMLKQFNALTHVIMKLSFENKVLTRERHDDTTNLLVNNTATSRSMEAYFIPNKRPRHNEITSLDQ from the coding sequence ATGATGTCTTCTGAGGaactttcaaataatgtgctaattgaaaattctctGATGCAGGATTCCATGGCAAACTACCCTAGAAGAATAGTAACTggttttttcaagaatagAGAAGTGATAATTACAGATCCTGAGATACTGACTAATGTGGCTAACCTGAATTATTCAGCTGTTGAGAAAGATACTTTTTTGACCAAAATACAAAAAcagcagaagaagagacgaattattgaaatggCGACAACTTTTTATAATGTGAATAACCAATTAGCAGATGATGAAGCCAAGAAATTATCTTTGACCTCTGTGgccaaattttttggaattgCAAGACAGTCCTTCAATGATCATATTAAGGGAGTGCACTTGAATTCGGCTATTCATGGCCATGCTACAAGACCTTATCTGGAAGACGCAGACATTGATTTAATCAGGAATATAATTGTTACaataaagaatatcaaTTATGACAATCCAAGCATGTACTATGGACAGAATCCCAATGGTGATAGTAGTGAAATTACGATATCTGATAAATACCTTAAGGATATCATAGAATTAGTAATGGCTAAAAAGGATTTTGACGCAAACGAGATAGATCAACTGAAGAAAGAAGCCAAAACTATGAATGCAATGCAACATAATAATACAGGAGGTGGTTTTATGAATTCTCTTGACCCTGATATCTCCATTAAACAACATGACTTTGCTTTCTTTCCGAATTTCATAAATAATCCCATAAATGCTATTATAACACATAAGATTGCATTACAAGACATTGACTCTATCCTAAAGCATTTAAATGACTTTCGCTTAAAGATAGACCCGACTAAGGAATTGAAATCCATCAGCAAGAGGACTGTAAATCGGTCAAGAAAGAGAATTGGTATTAGTGCATcgcaaaaaaaatcgaaaGAAAGTGTACTAGAAAATGATCAAGGGATAGATATCAATATAACGCCTGACCATAGTCCCCAAGGTATTCTAGATTCCTCAGGGTCTACGatccaaaatttaatgagtTTGGCAAACAGCATCATGAACCAACCTGTTATTACTAACGTGCCTGTACTAAATAGAGCTCCAATGAacaaggaagaagaaaaaatatcagCATTATTCACAAGaatggaaaatataatacaaGACAAAGATATAGATAGAAATTGTGTGGGAAAATTGAAGGAGTATAGAAAATTAGCTCAAGAAGCAGTCAAAAATGCACCAATTACAAACGGTAGCAAAAAAAACTCTCCAGCTATTTCAATGTACAATAAATATATGTTGAAACAATTTAATGCTCTCACTCATGTTATTATGAAGCTATCCTTCGAAAATAAAGTGTTAACCAGAGAGAGACATGATGATACAACCAATTTATTAGTTAATAATACTGCAACTAGCCGGTCAATGGAGGCTTACTTTATACCTAATAAAAGGCCAAGACACAATGAGATCACTTCACTAGatcaataa
- the SDH5 gene encoding succinate dehydrogenase assembly factor SDH5 (similar to Saccharomyces cerevisiae EMI5 (YOL071W); ancestral locus Anc_3.144), whose amino-acid sequence MLPRRALYGTYKSTLSFCNAIKPYSQSSDDVLSRIKMEPIKRVNESIDTMRSRLIYQSRKRGILETDLLLSGFAAKNLKNMGMDQLKEYDAFLNELDWDIYYWITQIHNKEVPERWKNSEILQKLRDFCKNEEKKILRMPNLENF is encoded by the coding sequence ATGCTACCAAGAAGGGCATTGTATGGGACTTATAAGTCCACACTTTCATTTTGCAATGCTATTAAACCTTATTCCCAATCATCTGACGATGTACTGTCGAGAATTAAAATGGAACCTATTAAAAGGGTAAATGAATCTATCGACACCATGAGATCAAGACTCATTTACCAGTCACGCAAAAGAGGTATCCTTGAAACAGATTTACTGTTAAGCGGGTTTGCTGCTAAGAACTTGAAGAATATGGGGATGGATCAACTGAAGGAATACGACGCTTTCTTGAACGAGCTAGATTGGGATATTTACTACTGGATCACACAAATTCACAATAAAGAAGTACCAGAAAGATGGAAGAATTCAGAAATCTTGCAGAAGCTAAGagatttttgtaaaaatgaagagaaaaagataTTAAGAATGCCTAACctcgaaaatttttaa
- the DSC2 gene encoding Dsc2p (similar to Saccharomyces cerevisiae YOL073C; ancestral locus Anc_3.135): MSMETPFGLRQYPVTKFCMVTTAAIPIVASIANCKYIFLTRYEPFISEYQQYYRLALFELGATNESDVLLLMLIWYQFRHLERIMGSYKYISVISLIYLYTSVILTTLYIGLNVLLSQTIWNSLPQGSLPVVMAMLHFYKEFTPKIYDFKIVVKNPLSSSKDKRANFECHLDDQFFVLSLIFALLLNQGYVGISCGFLCWLIGVFIDKGIFVGFHNWRLPFIKHWLSDENNLTRETGIASSSGPNINTYINNVREGSNNLQEMEGHDYDEENQDDEPARPLGVQFLDAFRR, translated from the coding sequence ATGTCCATGGAAACTCCTTTTGGGTTGAGACAGTATCCTGTTACCAAGTTTTGCATGGTTACAACGGCAGCGATTCCAATAGTCGCATCCATTGCAAATTGCAAATATATCTTTCTAACAAGATATGAGCCATTTATATCAGAATACCAGCAGTATTATAGACTAGCTCTTTTCGAGCTAGGTGCAACAAACGAGAGCGATGTTTTGTTACTGATGCTAATATGGTATCAGTTCCGTCATTTAGAAAGAATAATGGGATCTTATAAGTATATCAGTGTAATTTCGttgatatatttgtataCTTCTGTGATATTAACAACGTTATATATTGGATTAAACGTACTGTTATCTCAGACTATATGGAATAGCTTACCACAGGGTTCCCTTCCTGTGGTAATGGCAATGCTACATTTCTATAAAGAGTTCACTCCCAAGATCtatgatttcaaaattgtcGTAAAGAACCCTTTATCAAGTTCAAAAGATAAGCGTGCGAACTTTGAATGTCATCTAGATGACCAGTTCTTCGTTCTCTCATTAATATTTGCATTACTTTTAAATCAAGGGTATGTTGGTATTAGTTGCGGATTCTTATGTTGGTTAATAGGAGTATTTATTGACAAGGGCATATTTGTTGGCTTCCACAACTGGAGATTACCGTTTATAAAACATTGGCTCAGTGACGAAAACAATTTGACTCGAGAAACCGGTATAGCAAGTAGCTCAGGTCCTAATATCAATACTTACATCAATAATGTAAGAGAAGGTAGTAATAACTTACAGGAAATGGAAGGGCATGATTATGATGAAGAGAATCAAGATGATGAACCAGCACGTCCATTAGGTGTGCAGTTTTTAGATGCTTTTAGACGTTAA
- the THP1 gene encoding Thp1p (similar to Saccharomyces cerevisiae THP1 (YOL072W); ancestral locus Anc_3.141) codes for MQQALAGLFQQIRASNYDVLSIDLKKNGSLISSLQNELQRFDNRELDKLVESQNFHNGKWTRFNIMILSFLKFSRDVDPWSTWENVDIIFNFYSDLNNCLLNDSYPIDKLIEVFLSITEFIIPFATTLDENYVLLGTRQYQFLSHTSSIISKLFNSIKPHSEANTNGNVLQGKQAILLYLVNKLNNIYFKIDSPQLCSNIFKNFKPKSSIENFSEYPLTQRIEYRYLLGKYYLTNARITNSFVQLNSAFDLLCSAYNLLGYNVHPSIKKNALKILRYLIPAGLIMGKLPNFKLIEALDLQLASSYIKLAHYIREGNIKGLNLWLQHNERDLSHRYLLIIFLEKLPMIAYRYLVRKTIMEWSISQNLNRLPFDVLERMMKLSIGDDSDRPDLNKISIYNGIHNYKNVENVLVTLINLGYLRGNCYPLLKVCVFQKTQNINDVLPPIDERILAMFPLNSEDAWLDN; via the coding sequence ATGCAGCAAGCGTTAGCAGGGCTCTTCCAGCAAATAAGAGCTTCTAATTATGATGTGTTATCAATTgacttgaaaaaaaacGGCAGTCTTATATCATCTCTACAAAATGAATTACAACGATTTGATAATAGAGAACTAGATAAACTTGTCGAATCACAAAATTTCCACAATGGTAAATGGACCAGATTCAATATTATGATTCTATCGTTCTTAAAATTCTCTAGAGATGTGGATCCATGGTCTACATGGGAAAATGTGGAcattatattcaatttttattCCGATCTTAATAATTGTCTATTGAACGACTCATACCCTATTGACAAATTAATTGAAGTGTTTCTATCCATTACTGAATTTATAATACCGTTTGCTACGACGTTGGATGAAAATTATGTACTCCTCGGTACAAGGCAATACCAATTCCTATCGCATACTTCTTCTAtcatttccaaattatttaaCAGTATTAAACCACACAGTGAGGCTAATACTAATGGAAACGTGCTCCAAGGAAAACAGGCTATCCTGTTATATTTAGTCAATAAGTTAAACAATatctatttcaaaatagaCTCTCCACAATTATGctctaatattttcaaaaacttcaaaCCAAAGAGttctattgaaaatttcagtgAATACCCATTAACGCAACGGATTGAATACAGATATTTATTgggaaaatattatttgacAAATGCAAGGATCACCAACTCTTTCGTACAGTTGAATAGCGCATTTGACTTATTGTGCTCTGCTTATAATCTGCTAGGTTATAATGTGCACCCATCAATTAAGAAAAACGCCTTGAAAATACTGAGGTACCTAATTCCAGCTGGACTGATAATGGGTAAATTACCGAACTTCAAGTTGATCGAAGCATTGGATCTACAATTAGCCTCTAGTTATATAAAATTGGCCCACTATATTAGAGAAGGAAACATTAAAGGATTAAATTTGTGGTTACAGCATAATGAAAGGGACTTGTCTCATAGGTATCTGTTAATTATCTTTTTGGAAAAGCTACCGATGATTGCCTACAGATATCTTGTCAGAAAAACAATAATGGAATGGTCAATATCGCAAAACCTGAATAGATTACCATTTGATGTGCTTGAaagaatgatgaaattatcaattggTGATGATAGTGACAGACCAGActtgaataaaatttcaatttacaaTGGTATTCACAACTACAAAAATGTGGAGAATGTACTTGTAACATTAATCAACTTGGGATATTTACGAGGAAACTGCTACCCGCTATTGAAAGTTTGTGTCTTCCAAAAAACTCAAAACATTAACGACGTCTTACCACCGATTGATGAGAGGATCCTGGCTATGTTCCCATTGAACAGCGAAGATGCTTGGTTGGATAACTAA
- the PEX8 gene encoding Pex8p (similar to Saccharomyces cerevisiae PEX8 (YGR077C); ancestral locus Anc_3.136) — MDQEERLRLIQLLDSDGPIAEDLVSILQNNVVYFIPRIRSIQMLQKMVSSTFETKTWVNMDPLRLYEMGLGISSWKLEISEPFISLNDFYDIWDKCFMTTRNWTIPKLAILTGLLASKTKFMELQRSFFVDASGNIRRLYERWKAVYFSNVWCQFFRRHENSYETCKPLIVLYSTIASDNDVDLLRNISWDSVTLSLVRVITDYMQSTSQKHDPFLSKNLNFIANALQISLKRTSEQRIFHCICQLKRASMALCYRELQQTFPDASYSTKFYSDILITIVLTLRGSLEARTVLPGIWCSEILSCLYNLNFIALDFGTVGFYSYELIYQICISGITMTREISYYIAFLNFMKNEILMSKVQNKIHNSKILFLLSFLEKTVSMLPALDRGFITSLIDPVSVQYLNSNNKDIREAAHSVMLSLYTAEAHNTNLINWQSENFLNYLMISIDHFLNNSLEERQLLMIFDRICATLPRLQVMNNNILSQCLQMTYSKFLTINSCDSERKKVLLKCIIYQILYLQDNEICEWLDKCLELIKSSSLHPSQQDEVIASMWEMISLSKSDIAIQWWYTHKVQMDCKL; from the coding sequence ATGGATCAGGAAGAACGTTTACGCTTAATACAGTTGCTAGACTCAGATGGGCCAATAGCTGAGGATTTAGTTTCCATTCTTCAAAACAATGTGGTGTATTTTATACCGAGAATAAGGTCGATTCAGATGTTGCAGAAAATGGTCAGTTCCACATTCGAGACGAAGACTTGGGTCAATATGGATCCCTTGAGACTGTATGAGATGGGTCTAGGTATATCGAGCTGGAAATTGGAAATTTCTGAGCCATTCATTTCCttaaatgatttttatGACATTTGGGATAAGTGCTTTATGACTACTAGAAACTGGACAATCCCAAAATTAGCCATTCTTACGGGATTATTGGCAAGCAAGACAAAGTTTATGGAACTGCAGCGTAGTTTCTTTGTTGATGCCAGTGGAAACATCCGAAGACTGTATGAAAGATGGAAAGCTGTATATTTTTCCAATGTATGGTGCCAGTTTTTCCGGCGACATGAAAACTCATATGAGACATGTAAACCTCTGATTGTTCTTTATTCCACAATTGCATCAGATAATGATGTTGACCTGCTGAGGAATATTTCATGGGATTCAGTAACTTTGTCATTGGTACGGGTTATAACCGATTATATGCAATCCACTTCTCAGAAACATGATCCCTTCCTCTCGAAAAACTTGAATTTCATCGCCAATGCATTGCAGATTTCATTGAAACGTACCAGTGAacaaagaatttttcactgtATATGCCAGTTGAAAAGGGCTTCTATGGCATTATGTTATAGAGAGTTACAACAGACCTTTCCAGACGCAAGCTATTCGACGAAATTTTACAGTGACATATTAATAACGATAGTTCTGACACTGAGAGGCTCTTTAGAAGCACGAACCGTTCTCCCAGGTATATGGTGTTCGGAAATACTGTCCTGTTTATACAACCTTAATTTCATTGCTTTGGATTTTGGTACCGTTGGATTTTATTCTTATGAATTAATTTATCAGATATGTATAAGTGGTATCACGATGACAAGAGAAATTTCGTATTATATTGCTTTTCTCAACTTTATGAAGAATGAGATTTTAATGTCGAAGgttcaaaataaaatacaCAATTCgaagatattatttttactaAGTTTCCTCGAAAAGACAGTTTCAATGCTTCCTGCCCTTGATAGAGGGTTTATTACAAGTTTGATTGATCCAGTTAGTGTACAGTATCTCAATTCAAACAACAAAGACATTCGCGAAGCTGCTCACTCTGTGATGCTTTCATTATATACCGCAGAAGCGCATAATACTAATTTAATTAACTGGCAAAGCGAGAACTTTTTAAACTATTTAATGATATCCATTgatcattttttgaataatagtCTAGAAGAGAGGCAACTGCTAATGATTTTTGACAGAATCTGTGCTACATTACCTAGACTACAAGTAATGAACAATAATATCTTATCGCAATGCCTTCAAATGACGTATTCCAAGTTCCTCACAATTAATTCGTGTGACAGTGAACGAAAAAAAGTCTTACTCAAGTGCATAATTTATCAGATACTCTATCTTCAGGACAACGAAATCTGCGAGTGGCTCGACAAATGTCTGGAATTAATAAAATCCTCAAGCTTGCACCCTTCGCAACAAGATGAAGTCATAGCATCCATGTGGGAAATGATATCCTTAAGTAAGTCAGATATTGCAATACAATGGTGGTACACTCATAAGGTACAGATGGATTGCAAATTATAg
- the UPF3 gene encoding Upf3p (similar to Saccharomyces cerevisiae UPF3 (YGR072W); ancestral locus Anc_3.140): MEEIQKSSRNKPRRRDGPKFHGNKSKNAATNSIENSNKLGGKSVSNRGKELTPGQESGSETNEGSKKTNSRRPANRNKRNKRKRDRNRNSENDEFKLVMRLLPPNITEQSFKKTIEAVLGEDMFAKWKITDFYYVKGHYSSKLFTPPTYSRAYLTFQTMENLNDFSQKCHKISFVDDRDNATTAKFKISFYVKKLNNNQHNPKLNMEGTLENDELFKNFMKSMKLMEDKEHPEFAFNTFSILKPIEKEFAKQKMAEKLIEKKTEAALFYLAGSNEKEKRKKKKSKKKTAEGDRPKKSKKRSRQKKRKAFAEDVQASVPKNNNIVILEAAGKKELQKRKRLQLQKEVTSNKVHESKGPSKTNSKPKSSLRSYNANESMSKNPGKRAEPVKVLRRETS, encoded by the coding sequence ATGGAGGAGATACAGAAGAGTTCAAGAAACAAACCAAGGCGAAGAGATGGGCCCAAGTTCCATGGTAATAAATCGAAGAATGCAGCAACAAACTCCATAGAGAACTCTAATAAACTAGGTGGTAAAAGTGTCTCTAACAGAGGAAAAGAACTAACACCTGGCCAAGAAAGTGGCTCAGAGACCAATGAAGGTTCTAAGAAAACCAATTCTAGAAGACCCGCCAACAGGAATAAGAGGAATAAGAGGAAAAGAGATCGCAATAGAAATTCAGAAAATGACGAGTTCAAGTTAGTTATGCGGTTGCTTCCGCCAAATATAACCGAGCAAAGTTTTAAAAAAACGATTGAGGCTGTATTGGGTGAAGATATGTTTGCAAAGTGGAAAATTACTGATTTTTACTATGTCAAAGGGCACTATTCCAGCAAACTTTTTACGCCACCAACTTATTCCAGAGCTTACCTAACCTTTCAGACGATGGAAAATCTTAACGACTTCTCTCAGAAATGCCATAAGATTAGTTTTGTTGATGACAGGGACAATGCTACCACAGCAAAATTTAAGATATCATTTTAcgtcaagaaattgaacaataatCAGCATAACCCTAAACTTAATATGGAAGGAACGCTAGAGAACGATGaattgttcaaaaattttatgaaatcaatgaaattaatggaGGATAAAGAGCATCCTGAATTTGCATTCAATACTTTCAGTATTCTCAAACCGATCGAAAAGGAATTTGCTAAGCAGAAAATGgctgaaaaattgattgagAAAAAGACTGAAGCTGCGTTATTTTACTTAGCTGGTAGTAACGAGAAGgagaagaggaagaagaagaaatctaAGAAGAAAACGGCTGAAGGTGATAGAccaaagaaatcaaagaaaagaagtagacaaaagaagaggaaagCTTTTGCAGAAGATGTTCAGGCTTCAGTTCCAAAAAATAACAACATAGTCATTCTAGAAGCTGCAGGAAAGAAAGAACTacagaaaaggaagagGCTACAATTACAAAAAGAAGTCACATCTAATAAAGTTCATGAAAGCAAAGGTCCTTCCAAGACAAATTCAAAACCCAAATCTTCACTGAGAAGTTACAATGCAAATGAATCGATGTCAAAAAATCCTGGAAAAAGGGCTGAACCTGTGAAAGTTCTGAGAAGAGAAACCAGCTGA
- the PRP38 gene encoding U4/U6-U5 snRNP complex subunit PRP38 (similar to Saccharomyces cerevisiae PRP38 (YGR075C); ancestral locus Anc_3.138), giving the protein MSSEFHVESFLSAKQLNHQSVSLIIPRLTRDRIHNNIYYKVNLQPTSLRGDTLLELSKVIIRDLGTLKDLSVNKVHVLGGMEFKCLLMKLIEIRPTINQLFAMLNPANANTNFEDKYITALIITYLRIQYFYLTDAQECLRMKNLFKKCIKDYRKLKSLSLQSDCWSPSEELTVAVVHMDELTEWLVSKEQIWGIPLGKCQWADIFDDDSDVSSASSSSFESDYSDSEGKLQ; this is encoded by the coding sequence ATGTCGTCCGAGTTCCATGTCGAAAGCTTTCTTTCTGCGAAGCAGCTTAACCACCAATCTGTTTCACTCATTATACCAAGGCTAACCAGGGACAGGATTCATAATAATATCTATTACAAGGTGAACTTACAACCTACGTCATTGCGAGGTGATACGCTATTGGAACTAAGTAAGGTTATAATAAGAGATTTAGGCACATTGAAGGATCTTTCAGTCAACAAGGTTCATGTACTGGGTGGAATGGAATTTAAATGtcttttgatgaaattaatcGAAATTCGGCCGACTATAAATCAACTATTTGCTATGCTGAATCCAGCTAATGCTAATACCAATTTCGAAGACAAATATATAACTGCATTGATTATAACTTACCTGAGGATACAATACTTTTATCTGACAGATGCCCAAGAGTGTCTcagaatgaaaaatttattcaagaaatgcATCAAAGATTatagaaaattgaaatctcTAAGTCTCCAATCAGATTGTTGGTCACCTTCGGAGGAACTTACTGTGGCTGTTGTTCATATGGATGAACTTACTGAATGGTTGGTTTCGAAAGAGCAAATTTGGGGGATTCCACTTGGGAAGTGTCAGTGGGcagatatttttgatgatgacAGCGATGTCTCGTCTGCTTCCTCCTCATCCTTCGAGAGCGATTATAGCGATAGTGAAGGGAAATTACAGTAA